In Streptomyces sp. TLI_146, the genomic stretch CGGGCCGCATCCGCCCCCTCTACCGCCGCCCGGGCGCCACCGAACCCAACGTCACGCCCGGCCTGCTCCCCTTCCTCGGCAAGGCGTACGGGCACGACGTCACCCCCGAGGACCTGCTCGCCTGGACCGTGGCCGCCGCGCAGCCCTCGCCCTCGGGGTGCGTGCTGCCGCTCACCTCCGACCCCCGGCTCTGGGAGCGCGGCGTCGAGCTGGGGCACCGGATCGTCGAGCTGACCGTGCGCGGGGCGCGCGGCGGCGACAGGCCCCGGCTGCCCGGCGGCCGGCGGCCGTACGTGCGGGCCGCGATCCCGGCCCGGCCGGACACCCTGCGGTACGACCCGGAGGACGAGAGCCTGTACCTCGGCGAGGGCCGGATCTCTCCCGTCCCGTCGGGCGCCTGGGAGTTCGGGGTGAGCGGCGTACGCGTACTGGAGCTGTGGTTCGAGGCGCGGACCGGGACCGGTGAGCCGGGGACCCTGGAAGCCCTGCGGCCCGCCTCCTGGCCGCAGGAGTGGACCTCCGAGCTCCTTGAGCTCATCACCGTGCTGGCCCTGCTCGACGAACTGCGGCCCCGGCAGCGGGAGCTGGCCGACGGTCCCCGTCTCGCCCGGGACCGGCTCGTCGAGGCGCGCGTCCTGCCCGTACCGCCCGCGGCCCGCCGCCCCGCCTCCGTACTCGACCACCACGAAGAGGGCCCGGACGGTCAGCTGGCCCTCCTTTGATCCAGAAGCCTCCTGATCCGGACGGCTCCTGATCCGGACGCCTCGGACCGGCAAGTCGACTGATCCGCAAGTCGACCGTGACAAAAGTGGGTCATCCACGATAGGCACGGCTTCCATGAGCACTCCGCAGCCCCTCCCCCTCGACGGGATCACGGTCGTCGCCGTGGAGCAGGCCGTCTCCGCCCCGTTCGCCACCCGCCAGCTCGCCGACCTCGGCGCCCGGGTGATCAAGGTCGAGCGGCCCGACGGCGGTGACTTCGCCCGTCACTACGACACCGCCGCCCGCGGCCTCGCCTCGCACTTCGTCTGGTGCAACCGGGGCAAGGAGTCGATCGCCCTGGATCTGAAGGACCCGCGCGGACTCGACGTCCTGCGGCGGCTGATCGCCGGGGCCGACGTGTTCGTGCAGAACCTGGCGCACGGGGCCGCCGCGAGGATGGGCCTGGACGCGGCCACGCTCTGCGCCGCACACCCCCGCCTGGTCGCGGTCGACATATCGGGGTACGGCGCCGACGGCCCGTACGCGCACAAGCGGGCGTACGACATGCTCGTGCAGTGCGAGGCCGGTCTGGTGTCCGTGACGGGGACGCCGGAGCAGCCCGTGAAGGCGGGGATCCCGGCCGCCGACATCGCCGCCGCGATGTACGCCTACTCGGGCGTCCTCGCGGCCCTGCTGCGCCGGGGCACCACCGGCCGCGGCGGCCCGGTGGAGGTCTCGATGCTGGACGCGCTGGCGGAGTGGCTGGGGCATCCCCTGCACCATGTGATGCACGGGGGAACGGAACCGGCGCGCACAGGGGTCGCGCACGCCGTCATCGCCCCGTACAACGCGTATGCGACGGCGGACGGCCAGGTGCTGCTCTCCGTACAGAACGACCGCGAGTGGCGGAGGCTGACCGAACAGGTGCTGGAACGACCGGAGTTGGCCGAAGACCCGGCGTACGCGACCAACACCGCGCGGACCGCGCACCGGGCGGAGACGGACAAGGCCGTCGGTGAGGCGCTGGCCGGGATGACCGCCGCCGAGGCGATCGCCCGCCTGGAGGCCGCCGGCATCGCGTGCGCGCGGCTCAACACGGTCGCTCAGGCCGCCGCGCATCCGCAGCTCGCGGCGCGCGACCGCTGGCGGGAGGTGGACTCACCGGCGGGGCCGCTGCGGGCGCTGCTGCCGCCCGTCGTCCTGCCGGGCGGCGCCGAGCCGAGGATGGGTGCGGTACCGGCGCTGGGCGAGCACACCGAAGCGCTGCTGCGAGCCCTGGGGATGACAGAGGAGCTGACAGCAGCGCTGCGCCGGGACGGCGTGATCGCCTGAGCGTGGGTCAGGAAGTCGTTGTTCTCTGCGTCAGCCGCGGCTGCCGAAGAGCGAGCGGCGAAGGCGCCGCAGCGGGGCGAAGAGCGAAACGCGGGCGCTCTTGCTCCTGTGGCTGTGCGCGGCGTCACGCGAGGTCAGCTCACGCATCAGCAAGGTCGCCTCGGCCGACTCCCGCAGCGGGACGGCGGGACCGCCCAGCACCGAGAGATGGCGGTCGAGCCGCGAGCTGGTCGCACTGCTCCCGCAGGTGATGGCAGGCACTCGCGCCCTGCTGCGCACTGTTATCTGTTCCATGTCACTCCCCACCCATACGAGGGCACCCGGCCCCGGGCAGGGTAACCCTATCGCCCTCGCATCACACTCGTGTATCCCGGTG encodes the following:
- a CDS encoding CaiB/BaiF CoA-transferase family protein encodes the protein MSTPQPLPLDGITVVAVEQAVSAPFATRQLADLGARVIKVERPDGGDFARHYDTAARGLASHFVWCNRGKESIALDLKDPRGLDVLRRLIAGADVFVQNLAHGAAARMGLDAATLCAAHPRLVAVDISGYGADGPYAHKRAYDMLVQCEAGLVSVTGTPEQPVKAGIPAADIAAAMYAYSGVLAALLRRGTTGRGGPVEVSMLDALAEWLGHPLHHVMHGGTEPARTGVAHAVIAPYNAYATADGQVLLSVQNDREWRRLTEQVLERPELAEDPAYATNTARTAHRAETDKAVGEALAGMTAAEAIARLEAAGIACARLNTVAQAAAHPQLAARDRWREVDSPAGPLRALLPPVVLPGGAEPRMGAVPALGEHTEALLRALGMTEELTAALRRDGVIA